Part of the Oncorhynchus tshawytscha isolate Ot180627B linkage group LG07, Otsh_v2.0, whole genome shotgun sequence genome, TcactctccatcacccccacccctccacctgTTCCCCTGAGATGTGACCATTGTCCCCCAGAAATAAGAACATTGAGCATGTGGCAGCTCCACATTTCTTATTGTCCTCCCACGTTCACCCATTGGCTACAGACTGTGAGAAACTCCAACAAGCCcaagacacacacattcatatgCAGATTTGGGACTATATATAGGAGAGATGAAGCCAGTAGAGATCAGATTCACTTTCTACACAGAGGCATCTACAGCACAGAGATCAAGCCATGGCACCTACAATCACTTCAGCCATGATCTATTAAGGAGCACCTGACTCTGACCGATAAGGTAAATTAAAGATTTAAATTCAAGGAAATTAAATAAATTGTAATGGTTTATTTGTTTCAATAATGTCATATTTCAGAATAAGGTTATTCATTATTATCCTCTTCTTGCAGCTAAGAAAGACTGAAAGACTGTGGAGAAGTTATTCAGAGATCGTATAAACAGCAGCATTGAGCAGCTCAAGTCTCTCCTGGGTCCAGAGATCCTTAACCAGCAGTCTGACTCCAAGCTGGAGAAAGCAGACATCCTGGAGATGACAGTTTGCTTCCtgagacaacaacaacagtaccAGCCAGTGAGCTCCTCCTCATGTTAATTACTCCAGGtcacaggaagttggtggcaccttaattggggaggacgggcttgtggtaatggctggagtggaataggtggaatggtatcaaactcttggtttctatgtgtttgatgccattccattagcgccgttccagccattattatgagccgtcctcccctcaacagcctccactgctcCAAGTGTGTCCAGGTGATTGTGCACTTCCTGTCCAAGGATGAGGTGAAGACACATTCCAGAGAAGACTGCTTAGCCACTTCAAGATACTTCAGCCATCCTCTGATAAGAACAGAAGGGAGAGTGACCTGTCTCAGCTGAGTCCCCCACCCCAGCACAGCATCAGCAAAGAGAAGAGTTCAGTCAACAGTGCCCTCTGTAGGCCCTGGTAAAGTCCTACAGACCGGAGCTCCACTCAAACAAACAAAATGGACCATGTTGGTCTAAGATTAATGTTGTGTACAGTAATGAGAATAGGAATATATATTCCTCATCTTCTTCTTATGCAGGAGGTTTTAAAAGTCTTGTTGTGACTGagaacttttttatttattttttctatgAAAATGATCCAGTCGATGAACACTCCATTTTAGAAGtgttaattgaaataataataatttttgttTTATGAAACGTGTTGATTATGTTGATTATGTTTTAATTAATGATCAACAATAACTTGAATTGTCCTCCATGAGGATGTTTAACCCAAAATAGGTTTTATATCCGTTTGTGATTGTCTATATGATACCACTACATTTTGTATTGAAAGGTTATTGAGtatgtaccagtctgttcaactTCCTCCGTGATTAGACTTTACCCAAACTGGGTAATATATCTGTGTCAGATCAACAATATACAATTTGCTTCATGTGAATGTTATTCAGATCATTTCAGCATTAAAGATATTGCATATAAATGTGTATTCTCTCACATAGACCCATTGTTAATTTTAAACAAGGATGTTGTCTTTTTATAAAGACAGTAAATATGTTTCCTATACTCTGATAGAGTATCATAAGTCTTGGAGAATTGTCCAAGTTCTGGTTGTGATGTTAAATCACTATTATTTGTCTATTCATGTTGAGTCAATTTTAATAAACTATTAAAGCAATCAAAATAATTGTTTCTTcactttttcccctgtctttagTATTTACTAATCTCCTCACTCAAGGACATGACTGGGCTAAATTTCACATTTAGATTGTGAGGATTAAGCCCAAAAAGTGAATATCCACAGCTAAAAGTGTAGAACATTTTGAAAAGACTTATCTAGTGGCGCCCCCTGGTGTGCGATTAGCTCTTGAATTGTCTATGGTGCTGAACTAGAATTGCCCGCCACTGTACATTGCAGCACACGAAGCGAAGCCTTTCTAAACTAAGTTACTGATGCCATTGCTAGCTAAGATTTATAAATGTTAGCTTACTTAGATAATTATGTTGAAAGTCATTCCACAAATGGCTTAGTGCACCTTGAGTCAGTGTGAtaagagggaaagagatagaAGACAGAACCAATAGAGTTAGTAGAAAATAATCAGGAATGTTTTATTAAGTGGTATCAATTACAACATGATGTGGTATCAATTACAACATGATGTGGTATCAATTACAACATGAAGTGGTATCAATTACAACATGAAGTGGTATCAATTACAACATGAAGTGGTATCAATTACAACATGAAGTGGTATCAATAACAACATGATGTGGTATCAATTACAACATGATGTGGTATCAATTACAACATGAAGTGGTATCAATTACAACATGAAGTGGTATCAATTACAACATGATGTGGTATCAATTACAACATGAATTGGTATCAATTACAACATGAAGTGGTATCAATTACAACATGAAGTGGTATCAATTACAACATGAAGTGGTATCAATTACAACATGAAGTGGTATTAATTACAACATGAAGTGGTATCAATTACAACATGATGTGAAAATAATCATTGCTGAATTTGAAAGAGAAGTAACATCATACAACAAAACAGAGTATAACACCTTTACAAAAGGCAAAATAATTCCAGAAGCTTACTCCCTATAATAATACAACTGCTTTGAAGCAGTGTTCGTCATACACtgtagacaatttcctgggtacaTCAAAACAAGATATGTGCAAATGTTGAACAACTGACAATAAAAAGTCTATACTGAAAATAATACAAATCAACGACAGCATTGGTTGTTGGGTTGAGAGGAGCAAATATGATCCAAAATGTTCAGGTACGCTTCCCTAGTCTTGTGATGCAGTGATCGTTGTCAGTAGGCTATTGCCATGGCCTCCACAGAGAGCCTTGGAACCACCGTGATGATGACCTTGATGTTGACCGCTTGGCTGCAGACTGCGCGTGCTGTTCACTTGACATGCTCCTGGACAGGGCTGTTTTCTGGAGCACGTAAAAGCGTTTGATATCCTGTTGTTCTGCAGCCTGCAGGGGCGCGTGAAGGGACAGGTGGCGGAGGGTATCCTGCAAACACTGAGAGTAGGTGGGCGAAACGCCCGCTTTGGTCTCCTTCTGTAAGAAACTCACGGCCAACTCCAAAATATCCGCTTTCTCCAGTTTGGATaagcgctgctgctgctgtccacACATCTGTCCTCTGTGGAGAAGTGTTCTCAGTTGCTCAATGCTGCTGTTGATGCGGTCTCTCCGAATTTTCTCCACAACGAGCTTCCGTAACTAAAGGAAGGATAAAGAAATACATATTAGGCTATTGTTCGTGATAATTCAACTGAatctaaaaaaaatatgaaaataaaatggTGTTGTGCTTGTCAAATGCCGAGCATTCGGCTACTTACCTTATTACTGGATGAACAGGACGAGTAAACAGAAGTAAGCCTATTGCTTTCAGCAAACGGAGCCATGGCCGTTAGAAACAGCCCCTTGGAAACAGGCGTTCCAACTTGGGACGTTTAGAGTGGATATCCTTCAACGAGCTCTCACACAAAGCTATATGAAGGTTACAGCAGCCCAGCAACCCAATCTAAATAAGTTTGTGATGAGTCTGTGGAGTCTGTATTTATACTATGCGCATCCCGACCTAATTGCGTGGTTTTTTAACACCTGAAACTTTCCCACACTTCACAGCCAACCATATAGCCGACGACTGCAATAAAATTTCAGCGACATATATTAGATGACATCCCCCATTTGCCATGTCTCGCTAACACTGTTGGAAGGAACACAAGTGTGTGAATGGGACATGCTGCCACCCAAAAGTGTGCCGGTTAATCACACCTTCCTTGGCGCCTAACTATACTGCCCAACAGCCCACCATTTACCTTGAGCAAAATAGTCTGTCTCCTTTGACGGATCTTTGATGTCCACCACGTGGTGAGATAGAGGAGAAACAGGAGTAGCCGGGCACACGTTAGCACAAACATCAAAGATGCATTTTGCACCCATGGTGCTTGTCAAATAACTCATAAAGCTAGATCCACGCGCTGCTCCACAGGAAATCGAATGTGTGGTTGCCTTTCACTTCACACTTTACGGTAGTAGTCTACATTCTGTGTTTACTGCAACGTCTGTCGGTAGATGCAGTTGCATACTTTAGCCCTCGAACGAATTTAATGTAAAGTTAAAATgaacgaatacacacacacacacacacacacacacacacacacagacacagttcaGCTTTCTGGAGGGACAGATTGGAAGTGTGCTTTCTCCATTGGGAGATCTGACCAACATGGTTTAGATGAATAATCAATTTGTCCTACATATTAATGATACTAACTGTTGCTGTAAATGTGGGGGTCAGGATAACTGGGATGAAGCATTACAAAGATCATGAAAGATAATACAAGACATCTATCTGGCTTTCTTTATCTAACATTATTTGCACATGTCCTTATGTCttcgtttttttttgttttttttttacatacaattACTTTTTATGTTAATAATCTCTTTAGTGTGATTATTCTCTGCCTATCTGCCATGTGAAGTGTGCAGTGTCTCATTTGGTATGCTTTTAAGGTCTCTTATCAAGTCTACGGTCTGACCGAGTCCCCATCTGCCTGATAAGGAATGTTCCCAGGTAATAAAAGTGTAACGATGTGCTCGTGTTCAGTCTGTGCCTTTAATATCTGCAGCACCATTCCCTCTGTTGAGGCCAGTAAACCATGAGATAATGGTTGCCTCTCCCATTGTTGTGTCCACCTCACCCACTGGCCTCTGAGTGTGGGAAAGCTAACCCAGCCTGGTACACACGGCTTTGTAATGCTAATGGGCTCCTATAAATAGGGGAGTGGGCTCCTCTGTCAGCTCACAACCCTCTCGCCTTCCTCAGAGAAGCACACTCTCTGTCTAACAGAATGgcttctacctacaccagagattCTGACAACACCATGCTCTCTACTAAAGACAAACATAAAGTAAGTATTGTTTATAACATGTTTGTGTCATAGTTTACTACTGAATCCTTTTCTTCATGATTTGAACTTAAAGGACGGATAACTAACTGAATGCCCTCTTTTCTTCATCAGCTAAGGAAACCAGTTGTGGAGAAGATGCGTAGAGACCGCATCAACACCTGCATAGAGCAGCTCAAGACCCTGCTGGAGAGGGAGTTCCACAAACAGGACCCCAATGCCAAGCTGGAGAAGGCTGACATCCTGGAGATGACGGTGGGGTTCCTGAAGCAGCAGCTGCAGCCTCAGAGCCCAGTTCTTCAGAGGGCCCACAGTGAGGGCTACTCCCAGTGCTGGAGGGAGACAATGCACTTCCTGTCTTccaactccatgaaggacatgaTGCTCCATAACCTCCAGAGAGCTGAACaggacatctgtctctcctctccactctcctcccaaCACCAGAACCACAGCCAGGGCCCAGTGAAGCAGGCCATCACAGGCCACAAATCAGTCTGGAGGCCTTGGTAGAACCACCGCATAGAGAGACTATCTCACAAACTGGATGGATGTTTACCATCTTTCTTGCTGTAGGAAATACATTTCCAAACGTTATATTGAAACTATATTATTTTCTTGTTATATTTGAACGGAATTCTACTGATGTGATTATTTGTTCTCAGAGAAGAAGCTGAAAACATATTTGTATTAATTCATAATGAAGAATATGTTTGATATTTtacgtgtatgtttgtgtgtgttttgtactcACTTGATGCACCAATGTGTTCTTTAGTCCTTTCATTTTCTATGAAGATGATTTGTAAAGGTCATATCTTAACGTGTATGGTTGCTTAGCTAACTCAAATCTTGCTTTAACTCTATTGTATGTACTGTCCTAATGAAGGACATTTACAAATGCTTTGATATGTCTTTTGTGAAGGCTTTTTGGGACATTGTTGTTCCACCATAGGCACTGTTGTGCTGTGAAATGTATTGTTGACACTGTGTGTCTTTCATTCTCACTTGATAAAGTGAACAGACACCTAAAATGGATTCCAATAAATGTTTTGGAAAGTaaccatactgtgtgtgtgtttctaaaggAGTTGTAGTTAAACAGGATGATGGGACATGTAGAAAACTCATAATGTACAGGGTAGATGGAAAGTAACAACAGGTCCTTTATGAAGGACAGCAAACGTCATATGACAAGCGTTATAGTTTGTTGTCCCCTGTTTGGAGCTGTCTGTAAAATAGACTACTATGAATCTGCTTCATGAGTAGACGTAGTCAATACTTTCCTGCTATCTAAACTTCCTGCCATGTGGCATATGACTCTTATGGAGTCGACTCAGATTTTGGTGATGAATATAGAATCAATTGTattctaaataaaaaataaaaaatgatcacGTTTAAGTGAAATCCTTTTGTAAAGGAACAGATTGCACATGATGAGTCCTCATGCAAGCtgcagcagcaggtagcctagtggttaaagcattgggccagtaactgaaaggttgctagatcaagtccccgagctgacaatatgaaaatctgtcgttctgcccctgaacaaagcagttaacccactgttcctaggccgtcattgtaaataagaatttgttcttaacttacttgcctagtaaaatactGAAACATTATGTTGTGACGACATTGTATTTTCATATTGTTGACATGTAACCTAAACTGGGTCCACAAGTGGACATCATACTAATGTAAACAATGATATTGACAATGCATATTGGTAATATTGATTATATTATCGCCACTGAAGTCTcaagtcactctctctctctctctctttcccaattcaattcaaagggctcaATTTGCATGGGATACATGGttgccttttcttgtggcaacaggtcacacatattgCTGCTGTGAAGGCACACAGTGGTATTTCACCTTATAGAtttgggagtttatcaacatttgatttgttttcaaattcattgtgggtctgtgtaatctgagggaaatatgtactgtatctctaatatggtcatacatttggcatgaggttaggaagtgcagctcagtttccaccttattttgtgggcagtgtgcacatagcttgtctactcttgagagccaggtctgtctacaatggcttctctcaatagcaaggctatgctcactgagtctgaaaatagtcaaagctttccttaattttgggtcagtcacagtgatcaGGTATTCTCCCACTGTGTATTTACTCTCTGTTTAGacccaaatagcattccagtggTCTCTGTTACttggttaattctttccaatgtgtcaagtaaataTCTTTtatttttctcatgatttgtttgggtctaattgtgttgctgtctgtctctctctctctctctttctctctctgtctgtcacactctgtcacacacaatTCAAGTACTCTAAATCTCAGAATCTACTCTCTTCATAGGTCAAATGTCAATAATAGTTTTATTAAAGTTGCAGTCTTTAGTTTGTAGCTCTAATTAAAgatatgttttattatttattcatTTGCATGTGTTGATAATATGTTTACGTTGTATGTACTGACACCCCAATAAGAAAACATTAAATGCATACTCATGTAATAATTTATGTATATAGTACAGGTATGATTCAAATGAGATCATGAGCATCGGCGCACACACACGTGTAtgtgccattgtgtgtgtgtccaacgtGCCTGTCTTGGGCTTTGTATGTAAAGCCCCAGGCTAACGTTGGGCCGTCGGCTCTGTCAGCTCTGGTTTCATCAAACAGCTGGTGAGCCGGGccactgcctgactgcctgtcgggctgtgtgactgtgtggcgTGTCTCTCCTCGGCTTTCCCACACTCCTGTTTCATTCTCCCCTTTCATCGCATGGACAAAGGAAGTGTGCCGCTCTAAATGATCCTCTAGGCATGATGCTGAGAATCCTGATCCCCCCCCTACCCACTCACAGCCTAGAGAAAAAAAATGCTTATTAATTTAATCATCATGTCCTTCTTCATTATTAAATACAAGTGATTATCGTTAACAGTCCCTCTGTATTTCTTagcaagaaaaaaaaacataaataaataatgtatgaAATTGGCATGCATTTCAATTTGGATAGTTTTCAaactagttttgatttacatgtAAATTACTTTTCTAGTTGAAGTATATTCCACCCTGTGTGCCATTGCATTTATTTATCTGTTCTTTAATCTAATGGTGTGTACAAAATAAAGTCTGAATGCACTTATATTATATTAGAGAATTCATTGACTTAGTGACACAACAGTGCTGTGAGGGTTAAGCTTTGTTTTGAAGATGTGAGTGTTAATATCTATATGACAGGATGGGCCTGTGCCTGTTGCAAGGCCTCGCTGTGTAGCGCCGTGGGAAACCTATCTTATCTGCCTGATGCAAGCAGGTGTCAGTCTGGAGGGTAAGTCTGCTCCCAGGTGATAGATTAGAGTCAACACACcttaagcaaacacacacaccatctcacacacacacacaccatctcacacacacgcacacatatacacacacacgcacgcacgcacgcacacacacacacacacacacacacacacacacacacacacacacacacacacacacacacacacacacacacacacacacacacacacacacacacacacacacacacacacacacgacaccagCCATGACACACATCCTCCTCTAAACTGACTGACTGCTACTCCACCCACAGCCAATGcaaggtctctctctcactctctgtcatgcacgcgcgcacgcacacacactcagtcacattgacactcacacacaaattCATTGATGTTATCTATTGTTCTAATCAGGGCTGTTATTGGTTGAGGAGTGTGGGAAAGCTGGGTGAGCTCCAGACCCATGCTACCAGATGCAGACCATGTGGTATACACACTAAGCCAATCCCTGATAATTGATTATTGACCTCTACAAAGTATCAATATGCCCTGTTCAAGACATGCAGTTCTACCACCAATACCAACACATATGTCCCAGCACAACATGTACTAATAAACATGTTGTGATGCtatttttgtatgtttttattatttgtattattccaTTGACTGTACATCACTTTCAATGTGATCTCTACTTAACAAAAACAGGTTAATGTAAATGTCAAGATAAACCATGCAACATTTCCAGGTTGGTGTTGAGATGTGAGCTCACCAAATTAAGCAACTATATTTGGGCAGGCAGCTATTTTCAAAATGTATATTTGAAAAGAAATGCATCTCACAAGATAAACTATGCAATGCAGCAGTATCCAATAACTTCAATGTAACAGCTAGATAGGGAATTCCATTACAGTAATTGTGACCTTACAACTTAGGTTTACAGGTATTAGACTGTGATTTACTTTATATGATATGGCCAGATGCCTGCTCTTTTACCTATAGTATCTATCAGTACATCTGCCTGTTTGTGTTATCTGTCGTTCCCAGTTTATCTCCACTTACTTTTATAAAATTGTTACTTTCCATCTACCCTGTACATTATGACTTTTTCTACATGTCCCATCATCCCCTGTTTAACTACAACTcctttagaaacacacacacagtatggttACTTTCCAAAACATTTATTGGAATCCATTTTAGGTGTCTGTTCACTTTATCAAGTGAGAATGAAAGACACACAGTGTCAACAATACATTTCACAGCACAACAGTGCCTATGGTGGAACAACAATGTCCCAAAAAGCCTTCACAAAAGACATATCAAAGCATTTGTAAATGTCCTTCATTAGGACAGTACATATAATAGAGTTAAAGCAAGATTTGAGTTAGCTAAGCAACCATACACGTTAAGATATGACCTTTACAAATCATCTTCATAGAAAATGAAAGGACTAAAGAACACATTGGTGCATCAAGTGAGTACAAAacgcatacacacataaacatacacgTAAAATATCAAACATATTCTTCATTATGAATtaatacaaacatgttttcagCTTCTTCTCTGAGAACAAATA contains:
- the LOC112255477 gene encoding transcription factor HES-5-like isoform X1 is translated as MFVLTCARLLLFLLYLTTWWTSKIRQRRQTILLKLRKLVVEKIRRDRINSSIEQLRTLLHRGQMCGQQQQRLSKLEKADILELAVSFLQKETKAGVSPTYSQCLQDTLRHLSLHAPLQAAEQQDIKRFYVLQKTALSRSMSSEQHAQSAAKRSTSRSSSRWFQGSLWRPWQ
- the LOC112255477 gene encoding transcription factor HES-5-like isoform X2 — its product is MAPFAESNRLTSVYSSCSSSNKLRKLVVEKIRRDRINSSIEQLRTLLHRGQMCGQQQQRLSKLEKADILELAVSFLQKETKAGVSPTYSQCLQDTLRHLSLHAPLQAAEQQDIKRFYVLQKTALSRSMSSEQHAQSAAKRSTSRSSSRWFQGSLWRPWQ
- the LOC112255478 gene encoding transcription factor HES-5-like produces the protein MASTYTRDSDNTMLSTKDKHKLRKPVVEKMRRDRINTCIEQLKTLLEREFHKQDPNAKLEKADILEMTVGFLKQQLQPQSPVLQRAHSEGYSQCWRETMHFLSSNSMKDMMLHNLQRAEQDICLSSPLSSQHQNHSQGPVKQAITGHKSVWRPW